One Antarctobacter heliothermus DNA segment encodes these proteins:
- a CDS encoding branched-chain amino acid ABC transporter permease codes for MDAIILQILNGLDKGSAYALIALGLTLIFGTLGVVNFAHGALFMIGAFCSVTLQRILNLSYETIDATQTDFLGNPLKVKTPYVESWFGPEVGSSIIDWSVPLAILFAIPIMIGIGFIMERGLIKHFYKRPHADQILVTFGLAIVLQEIVKYYFGANPIQTPAPEALSGIAQLTSTIVYPVWRIVYFCFSLVIIGAVFAFLQFTTFGMVVRAGMADRETVGLLGIDIDRKFTIMFGIAAAVAGLAGVMYGPINAPNYHMGMDFLVLSFVVVVVGGMGSLPGAVLAGFLLGILESFASMEQVITLIPGINQIIIYLVAIVILLTRPRGLMGRKGVME; via the coding sequence ATGGACGCTATTATCCTCCAAATACTGAACGGGCTCGACAAGGGCTCTGCCTATGCGCTGATCGCGCTGGGTCTGACACTCATCTTTGGCACGCTGGGCGTGGTCAACTTTGCGCACGGCGCGTTGTTCATGATCGGCGCGTTTTGCTCTGTGACGCTGCAACGCATCCTGAACCTGTCGTATGAAACCATAGACGCAACACAAACCGACTTTCTCGGCAACCCGCTCAAGGTCAAGACACCCTACGTCGAAAGCTGGTTTGGTCCCGAGGTGGGATCAAGCATCATAGATTGGTCCGTCCCCCTAGCCATCCTGTTCGCCATCCCAATCATGATCGGCATCGGCTTCATCATGGAACGCGGATTGATCAAGCACTTCTACAAGCGTCCCCATGCTGACCAGATCCTTGTGACCTTTGGTCTGGCGATCGTGTTGCAGGAAATCGTCAAATACTACTTCGGTGCCAATCCGATCCAAACACCCGCCCCCGAGGCGCTTTCTGGCATCGCGCAACTGACATCGACCATCGTCTACCCGGTCTGGCGCATCGTCTACTTCTGCTTTTCGCTGGTCATCATCGGCGCGGTCTTTGCCTTCCTGCAATTCACCACCTTCGGGATGGTTGTCCGCGCAGGGATGGCCGACCGGGAAACCGTGGGTCTGCTGGGCATCGATATCGACCGCAAGTTCACCATCATGTTTGGCATCGCCGCCGCCGTCGCCGGTCTGGCAGGTGTCATGTACGGACCGATCAACGCACCGAACTATCACATGGGCATGGACTTCCTCGTGCTTAGCTTTGTGGTTGTCGTTGTCGGCGGCATGGGCTCTCTGCCCGGTGCCGTGCTGGCCGGTTTCCTGCTTGGCATCCTAGAAAGTTTTGCCTCCATGGAACAGGTCATCACCCTGATCCCCGGCATCAACCAGATCATCATCTACCTTGTCGCCATTGTCATCCTTCTGACCCGTCCGCGCGGTCTGATGGGTCGCAAAGGCGTGATGGAGTAA
- a CDS encoding substrate-binding protein — MSIKNVTRRGVIKTGAAAGAGLALPTYLSAASHTGFTNAPGNDKVTLGFNVPQTGAYADEGADELRAYELAVEHLNGGGDGGMLSTFSSQSLDGTGILGRKVEYVTGDTQTKSDAARASAKSMIEKDGAIMITGGSSSGVAVAVQGLCQEAGVIFMAGLTHSNDTTGKDKKANGFRHFFNGYMSAAALAPVLAKNYGNDRKAYHLTADYTWGWTQQESIAAATEALGWQTVNNVLTPLAATDFSSYIAPVLNSGADVLVLNHYGGNMVNSLTNAVQFGLREKMVENKQFEIVVPLYSRLMAKGAGANVKGIFGSTNWHWSLQDEGSKAFVKSFGTKYGFPPSQAAHTCYVQTLLYADAVQRGGSFNPCSVGEALEGFEFDGLGNGPTLYRAEDHQCFKDVLVVKGKENPTSEFDLLEIVEITPRAQVEYAPDHPMFAGGQLGSCNPGA, encoded by the coding sequence ATGTCCATCAAGAATGTGACGCGCCGTGGCGTGATCAAGACCGGCGCAGCAGCCGGTGCCGGCCTTGCGCTGCCGACCTATTTGTCCGCTGCCAGCCACACAGGTTTTACCAACGCGCCCGGCAACGACAAAGTCACGTTGGGCTTCAACGTTCCGCAGACCGGCGCCTATGCTGACGAAGGTGCGGACGAACTGCGCGCCTATGAGCTGGCGGTCGAACACCTGAACGGTGGCGGCGACGGCGGCATGCTGTCGACCTTCTCATCGCAATCGCTGGACGGCACCGGCATTCTGGGCCGCAAGGTCGAGTATGTGACCGGCGACACCCAGACCAAATCCGACGCCGCCCGCGCATCGGCCAAGTCGATGATCGAAAAAGACGGCGCAATCATGATCACCGGCGGTTCGTCCTCCGGCGTGGCCGTTGCTGTTCAGGGTCTGTGCCAAGAGGCCGGTGTCATCTTCATGGCAGGTCTGACGCACTCGAACGACACCACCGGCAAAGACAAAAAGGCGAACGGTTTCCGTCACTTCTTCAACGGTTACATGTCCGCCGCAGCACTGGCCCCTGTGCTTGCCAAGAACTACGGCAATGACCGCAAGGCTTATCACCTGACCGCCGATTACACTTGGGGCTGGACCCAGCAAGAGTCGATCGCAGCCGCGACAGAAGCACTGGGGTGGCAGACCGTCAACAACGTGCTGACCCCGCTGGCGGCAACGGACTTCTCGTCCTATATCGCGCCGGTCCTGAACTCGGGTGCCGATGTTCTGGTCTTGAACCACTACGGCGGAAACATGGTCAACTCGCTGACCAACGCCGTTCAGTTCGGCCTGCGTGAAAAGATGGTCGAGAACAAACAGTTCGAGATCGTTGTTCCGCTCTACTCGCGCCTTATGGCCAAGGGTGCCGGTGCCAACGTCAAGGGCATCTTCGGATCGACCAACTGGCACTGGTCGCTGCAGGATGAAGGGTCCAAGGCATTCGTCAAGTCCTTCGGTACCAAGTACGGCTTCCCGCCGAGCCAGGCCGCACACACCTGCTATGTGCAGACCCTGCTTTATGCGGATGCCGTTCAGCGTGGCGGCTCGTTCAACCCCTGCTCCGTTGGCGAAGCCCTCGAAGGCTTTGAATTCGACGGTCTGGGCAACGGCCCGACACTCTACCGTGCGGAAGACCACCAGTGCTTCAAGGACGTGCTGGTCGTGAAGGGTAAAGAGAACCCGACCTCGGAATTTGACCTTCTCGAGATCGTGGAAATCACCCCGCGTGCGCAGGTTGAATACGCCCCCGATCACCCGATGTTCGCCGGTGGTCAGCTGGGTTCCTGCAACCCGGGCGCCTGA
- a CDS encoding helix-turn-helix domain-containing protein, with translation MPRDTLTGSRIRERRVLRGLKQADLARRAGISASYLNLIEHNRRRIGGKLLLVIADILRVEPAALTEGAGAALIASLREAAADKPQVGPELDRVDEFAGRFPGWAQLLADGRSRIAQLERSLETLNDRMTHDPHLAASLHEMLSTVTAIRSAASILAEPGEVDAEWQARFHRNIYEDSARLAETSRGLVNYLEADETSLLETGAPQEEVDAVLESVGHSIPELEEGASVDTALSRLGSGMSGPAQGVFRQWLERYFADAQALPMARLRPAIEVHGPNPVALAADLGADPARVMRRLAAMPPDVLPTPVGLAICDASGALTYRKPLPEFPMPRFGAACPLWPLYRALSRPHVILSGPIGQAGRGGAALWAEALATPLGGPAVNTDPLYQAQMMVRPLPPGAEVPAALPQLGVACRVCPREACEGRREPSILASSGRR, from the coding sequence ATGCCCCGCGATACCTTGACCGGATCGCGCATCCGCGAACGACGGGTGCTGCGGGGGCTCAAACAGGCCGATCTTGCCCGACGCGCAGGAATCTCGGCCTCGTACCTTAATCTGATAGAGCATAATCGGCGCAGAATCGGCGGCAAGCTGCTACTGGTGATCGCCGACATTCTCAGGGTCGAACCGGCCGCGCTGACCGAGGGGGCGGGCGCCGCATTGATTGCTTCGCTGCGCGAGGCTGCGGCTGACAAACCGCAGGTCGGGCCGGAACTGGACAGGGTGGACGAATTTGCCGGACGGTTTCCAGGCTGGGCGCAACTGCTGGCGGACGGGCGTTCACGCATCGCCCAACTGGAACGCAGCCTTGAGACCCTGAATGACCGCATGACCCACGATCCGCATCTGGCGGCCTCCTTGCACGAAATGCTGTCAACCGTGACGGCGATCCGCTCTGCCGCCTCTATCCTGGCCGAGCCGGGGGAGGTGGACGCAGAATGGCAAGCCAGGTTTCACCGCAACATCTACGAGGACAGTGCCCGCCTAGCCGAAACCAGCCGTGGTCTGGTGAATTATCTCGAAGCGGACGAGACTTCCTTGCTTGAGACGGGCGCACCGCAGGAAGAGGTCGACGCTGTTTTGGAAAGTGTTGGGCATTCTATCCCCGAACTTGAAGAGGGCGCATCCGTGGATACGGCGCTGTCGCGACTGGGCAGTGGCATGTCCGGTCCCGCGCAGGGCGTGTTCCGGCAATGGTTGGAGCGCTACTTTGCCGACGCCCAGGCGCTGCCTATGGCAAGGCTTCGCCCGGCGATTGAGGTGCACGGGCCGAATCCTGTCGCTCTGGCAGCTGATCTGGGGGCCGATCCGGCGCGTGTCATGCGTCGTTTGGCTGCCATGCCGCCTGATGTGTTGCCCACGCCTGTCGGGCTGGCCATCTGCGACGCGTCCGGGGCGCTGACCTACCGCAAGCCGCTGCCGGAATTTCCCATGCCGCGCTTTGGGGCGGCCTGCCCGCTATGGCCGTTGTATCGTGCGCTCAGCCGCCCGCACGTTATCCTGTCGGGACCAATCGGCCAGGCCGGGCGCGGGGGCGCAGCGCTTTGGGCCGAGGCGCTGGCCACGCCGCTGGGCGGTCCTGCGGTGAATACCGACCCACTTTACCAGGCGCAAATGATGGTTCGCCCACTGCCACCGGGCGCTGAGGTGCCTGCCGCTTTACCCCAATTGGGCGTGGCCTGCCGGGTTTGCCCCCGAGAGGCCTGCGAAGGAAGGCGCGAACCGTCGATCCTTGCATCCTCCGGCCGACGTTGA
- a CDS encoding response regulator transcription factor: MGGQVLLIEDEPNIIEAIRFILSRDGWQVHTHSNGIDAVQIVRERAPDVVILDVMLPGRSGYDILRELRDDPAHVDLPVLMLTARGQSKDREMAKRAGASQFMTKPFSNAEVLDAVRALSTQ; encoded by the coding sequence ATGGGCGGACAAGTTCTGCTGATCGAGGACGAGCCGAATATCATCGAGGCAATCCGGTTCATACTGTCCCGAGACGGATGGCAGGTGCATACCCATTCCAACGGGATTGACGCGGTCCAGATTGTCCGCGAACGGGCACCGGATGTGGTGATCCTAGACGTCATGCTGCCGGGCCGGTCGGGCTATGACATCCTGCGAGAACTGCGCGACGACCCGGCCCATGTCGATTTGCCGGTTCTGATGCTGACCGCGCGCGGACAGAGCAAGGACCGTGAAATGGCCAAACGCGCGGGGGCCAGCCAGTTCATGACAAAACCCTTTTCAAACGCCGAAGTGCTCGACGCAGTCCGCGCTTTGTCGACACAATGA